The Sorangiineae bacterium MSr11367 genome window below encodes:
- a CDS encoding SurA N-terminal domain-containing protein, with protein sequence MASFGGFPLHIKQTTRFMALVAISIVAHVSYATIVERIVAVVGERAILLSELRKRAKPLLMQIYKSPTNPATRAAQETQVYRELLDRMIDDMLSEQAATRSNLAVSSTEIDRAIRAVAEGQKLSPAALLKAAEREGFSEADYREELRRQVLHGKLVQLRILQRVRVGETDMRAAYARWRKKMEEGRPVDLRIIALRLDMTTTEAQRRERERLAADISRRARAGEDFCQLVTRHSDDVSTKSTCGSSGPHPFSDLLPVLQDTVNSLNEGETSLPVFEGADAILVVQLAKTPPIPDYDSVKPLMRDEAMRDIVDRQWKTWLQEQRRNVYIDVRL encoded by the coding sequence ATGGCTTCCTTCGGCGGGTTTCCCTTGCACATCAAGCAGACAACTCGGTTCATGGCGCTCGTGGCCATTTCAATCGTGGCCCACGTGAGTTACGCCACCATCGTGGAACGCATCGTGGCCGTCGTGGGCGAACGTGCGATTCTCCTGAGCGAACTCCGAAAAAGGGCCAAACCGCTCTTGATGCAGATTTACAAGAGCCCGACGAACCCGGCGACCCGCGCGGCGCAAGAGACGCAGGTATACCGAGAGCTTCTCGATCGCATGATCGACGATATGCTCTCGGAACAGGCCGCCACGCGGAGCAACCTCGCGGTGTCCAGCACGGAGATCGACCGCGCCATCCGGGCGGTGGCCGAAGGCCAAAAGCTATCCCCTGCGGCTCTTCTGAAAGCCGCCGAACGCGAAGGATTCAGCGAGGCCGATTACCGCGAGGAGCTGCGGCGTCAGGTGCTGCATGGGAAGTTGGTTCAATTGCGCATCCTCCAGCGCGTGCGCGTCGGTGAAACCGATATGCGCGCCGCATATGCGCGATGGCGCAAAAAAATGGAAGAAGGCCGTCCAGTCGATCTGCGGATCATCGCACTTCGACTCGACATGACGACCACCGAAGCGCAGCGGCGTGAGCGTGAACGCCTCGCCGCCGACATTTCACGGCGTGCGCGCGCCGGGGAAGACTTTTGCCAACTGGTGACCCGTCATTCGGACGACGTGTCCACCAAGAGCACCTGTGGCTCGAGCGGACCGCACCCGTTTTCCGATCTTCTCCCGGTGCTGCAGGACACGGTCAACTCGCTGAACGAGGGCGAAACGTCCCTCCCCGTCTTCGAGGGCGCGGACGCTATCCTGGTCGTGCAATTGGCCAAAACGCCGCCGATACCGGATTACGACTCCGTCAAACCACTCATGCGCGACGAGGCCATGAGGGACATCGTCGACCGCCAATGGAAAACCTGGCTCCAGGAGCAACGCCGCAACGTCTACATCGATGTACGGTTGTAG
- a CDS encoding ROK family protein, producing MTTDNHHATALRRQGELAVLRYVHANPGSTRAQMAKALALGTGSATEITTRLRARKWIDEIEGPKTGHRGRPSPTLVPHPKGPLVCAVEIGHERWRMAIVELGAGIVEERSGRHGATDADSVLAVLRKQIAGASRECVPRLRAISVAVSGTVQRGRVVQSTLGWSNVGIEALRIRPGITLLLGNDASLAGVAEARRGAGRGVGVLLHLTIEVGVGGVLVVDGSPALGSSGAAGEFGHMPFGDRTLRCPCGARGCWDLEVDGRAMARHLGQPPPRDPRSAAERIVRDALGGNPRARKAVASVTAAFGHGTAALVNALDPDRITLSGLARELATAAPEALDRAYRDGLMSFRREAPPPFTLSALGTDGVLLGAAEVAFDEVLSDVRLAGELR from the coding sequence GTGACCACGGACAATCACCACGCCACCGCCTTGCGCCGTCAGGGGGAGCTTGCCGTGTTGCGCTACGTGCACGCGAACCCCGGCTCAACCCGCGCGCAAATGGCCAAAGCCCTCGCCCTGGGCACGGGCTCGGCCACCGAGATCACGACACGTCTGCGCGCCAGGAAATGGATCGACGAGATCGAGGGCCCGAAGACGGGTCACCGTGGCCGCCCCTCACCGACGTTGGTCCCGCACCCCAAAGGGCCGTTGGTGTGCGCCGTGGAGATCGGCCACGAACGCTGGCGCATGGCCATCGTCGAATTGGGGGCGGGCATCGTCGAGGAGCGCTCCGGACGCCACGGCGCGACGGATGCGGATTCCGTGCTCGCCGTCCTGCGAAAGCAGATCGCGGGGGCGAGCCGCGAATGCGTGCCGCGGCTGCGGGCCATTTCGGTCGCCGTCTCGGGCACCGTGCAACGCGGCCGCGTCGTGCAATCCACCTTGGGCTGGAGTAACGTCGGAATCGAGGCGTTGCGCATTCGCCCCGGCATCACCTTGCTCTTGGGAAATGACGCCTCGCTCGCCGGCGTTGCGGAAGCCCGGCGCGGCGCCGGTCGCGGCGTGGGCGTGTTGTTGCATTTGACCATCGAGGTCGGCGTGGGCGGGGTTCTCGTCGTCGACGGCAGCCCTGCGCTGGGCTCGAGCGGCGCCGCGGGCGAGTTTGGGCACATGCCCTTTGGCGATCGCACCCTTCGCTGTCCGTGCGGCGCCCGTGGCTGCTGGGATCTCGAGGTCGACGGCCGCGCCATGGCCCGCCATCTCGGGCAGCCTCCCCCGCGCGATCCCCGCAGCGCCGCCGAACGGATCGTGCGCGATGCCCTGGGCGGCAACCCACGAGCCCGCAAGGCGGTGGCCTCGGTCACCGCCGCCTTCGGGCACGGCACCGCCGCGCTGGTCAACGCATTGGATCCCGACCGAATCACCCTTTCGGGGCTCGCGCGCGAACTCGCCACCGCCGCACCCGAGGCCCTCGACCGCGCCTACCGCGATGGACTCATGAGCTTTCGCCGCGAGGCTCCTCCGCCCTTCACGCTCTCCGCGCTGGGCACGGACGGCGTATTGCTCGGCGCCGCCGAGGTGGCCTTCGACGAGGTGCTCTCCGACGTGCGGCTTGCGGGAGAGCTTCGATGA
- a CDS encoding alpha/beta hydrolase — MQSIPFEKRSTPLPRHARAGGGEPWAMATRETEMLQAEDGYELGTSWYYPERLARGAVLLAPAMAVPQLYYDAFARWLADRGFLAVTFDYRGIGGSLHGKLRDVGGDLFTWARDTGTVLSVLRQRAKGLPITWIGHSLGGQLVPFVPGHEHAQRIVTIATGTGYWRHNARPTRLRAGLLWHAIVPPLLAAYGYFPGKRFNMVGDLPHGVMKQWRSWCMHPEYLVGIEGDAARQRFASVTVPLTSISFTDDEMMSSRNTEILHAFYTGTRREMVRLTPGDVGLPRIGHFGFFRRNMKDALWNRLIAPLLPS, encoded by the coding sequence ATGCAAAGCATCCCATTCGAAAAGCGCTCCACTCCTCTTCCGCGCCATGCACGCGCGGGCGGCGGCGAGCCGTGGGCGATGGCCACGCGCGAAACCGAAATGCTCCAGGCCGAAGACGGCTACGAGCTCGGCACGAGCTGGTACTACCCGGAACGGCTCGCCCGCGGCGCCGTCCTGCTCGCGCCCGCAATGGCCGTGCCCCAACTCTATTACGACGCCTTCGCGCGCTGGCTTGCCGATCGCGGGTTCCTCGCCGTGACCTTCGACTACCGAGGTATCGGCGGCTCGCTCCACGGCAAGCTGCGCGACGTCGGCGGCGACTTATTCACATGGGCCCGCGACACGGGCACGGTGCTGTCGGTGCTGCGGCAACGCGCAAAAGGCCTCCCTATCACCTGGATCGGGCACAGCCTCGGCGGGCAACTCGTCCCCTTCGTGCCCGGCCACGAGCATGCGCAGCGCATCGTGACCATTGCAACGGGCACCGGTTACTGGCGTCACAATGCACGGCCCACGCGCCTGCGTGCCGGCCTCCTTTGGCACGCCATCGTGCCGCCGCTTCTTGCCGCGTACGGATATTTCCCTGGCAAACGATTCAACATGGTGGGCGACCTACCCCATGGTGTCATGAAGCAATGGCGCAGTTGGTGTATGCACCCCGAGTACCTCGTCGGCATCGAGGGCGACGCAGCACGACAACGCTTTGCATCGGTCACGGTGCCGTTGACGTCCATTTCCTTCACCGACGACGAAATGATGTCCAGCCGAAATACGGAGATCTTGCACGCTTTCTACACGGGCACCCGCCGCGAGATGGTACGGCTCACCCCGGGCGACGTGGGTCTGCCGCGCATCGGCCACTTCGGCTTCTTCCGGCGCAACATGAAAGACGCGCTCTGGAACCGGCTCATCGCACCGTTGCTTCCATCGTAA
- a CDS encoding phosphatase PAP2 family protein: MAKKLAATSRIFACTCAVVSLFEQDAAAQTLPPSTAPLSEKPPAAPKFAVQPVTDGAIVAVNAGFAGLLDLVMGTGEIRPQQISPTFQTNSLLKIDRGAVTQTIDPNAATYSNIGLAALIGFALIDPIVSGFREKSAHTVLVDEILYAESVTLTIGVTNLAKIAVRRPRPIAYKDLDEHRDDPNYSNANTDSSLSFFSGHASVSAAITATATYLAFVRSPGSLRPWITLFAGSALTTFVAFERVRAGAHFPTDVIAGTMAGAGIGVLVPHFHRVDASAPRTYWVGAAPAPNGTGGTLSLSGIF, translated from the coding sequence ATGGCGAAGAAGCTGGCTGCGACGTCTCGAATTTTTGCTTGCACATGCGCCGTAGTCTCGTTGTTCGAACAGGACGCGGCCGCGCAGACGTTGCCCCCATCGACGGCCCCGCTCTCCGAGAAGCCTCCCGCGGCCCCGAAATTCGCCGTCCAGCCCGTCACTGACGGGGCCATCGTCGCCGTCAACGCGGGTTTCGCCGGCCTGCTCGATCTGGTCATGGGAACCGGGGAGATACGCCCGCAACAGATCAGCCCCACGTTCCAGACGAACAGTCTCCTGAAGATCGACCGCGGAGCGGTCACACAAACCATCGATCCGAATGCGGCCACGTACTCCAACATCGGCCTGGCCGCCTTGATCGGCTTCGCGCTCATCGACCCCATCGTGAGCGGCTTTCGCGAGAAGAGCGCCCACACGGTGTTGGTGGACGAAATCCTCTACGCCGAATCCGTCACCCTCACCATCGGCGTCACCAATCTCGCCAAGATTGCCGTCCGCCGCCCGCGCCCCATTGCGTACAAAGACTTGGACGAGCATCGGGACGATCCCAATTACTCGAACGCGAACACGGACAGCTCGCTCTCGTTTTTCTCGGGTCACGCGTCCGTCTCGGCGGCGATCACCGCGACGGCCACGTACCTCGCGTTCGTGCGCTCGCCGGGCTCTCTCCGTCCATGGATCACCCTGTTCGCGGGCTCGGCACTCACGACCTTCGTCGCGTTCGAGCGCGTTCGCGCCGGCGCACACTTTCCGACGGACGTGATCGCGGGCACGATGGCCGGCGCCGGCATCGGCGTCCTCGTCCCGCACTTTCACCGCGTGGATGCGTCCGCCCCGCGCACCTACTGGGTGGGCGCGGCCCCCGCCCCGAACGGCACCGGTGGCACGCTCTCACTGAGTGGCATTTTCTGA
- a CDS encoding TetR/AcrR family transcriptional regulator, whose amino-acid sequence MARLSAPKRKEPGEYHHGDLRRALLEAALTMVVESGPESFSVREAARRVGVDHRAAYRHFADKATVLAELAQEGYERIARTWNTVLAELPEEQVHARLLALGRTYIEFAYREPGRYRVMTGPRLNEEGRFPALEVPIDVGMNLLRSELRAGMARGLLHEADVSECAITLWSAMHGLASSIVMRRIRVRKDQLATFAERTFGCTVRGLEK is encoded by the coding sequence GTGGCTCGATTGAGCGCTCCAAAGCGCAAAGAACCGGGGGAGTACCATCATGGCGACCTGCGCCGTGCGCTGCTCGAGGCCGCGCTTACCATGGTGGTCGAAAGCGGGCCGGAGTCGTTCAGCGTGCGTGAGGCCGCTCGCCGGGTGGGGGTCGATCACCGCGCGGCCTACCGGCACTTTGCGGACAAGGCCACTGTCTTGGCGGAGCTCGCTCAAGAGGGCTACGAGCGCATCGCCCGAACGTGGAACACGGTGTTGGCCGAGCTCCCCGAGGAGCAGGTGCACGCGCGGCTCCTGGCGCTGGGCCGGACGTACATCGAATTTGCGTACCGCGAGCCGGGGCGCTACCGCGTCATGACCGGGCCGCGGCTCAACGAGGAGGGCCGCTTTCCCGCATTGGAGGTGCCCATCGACGTGGGCATGAATCTCTTGAGAAGCGAATTGCGCGCAGGCATGGCCCGTGGCCTCCTGCACGAGGCCGACGTGTCCGAATGCGCGATCACGCTATGGTCCGCGATGCACGGGCTCGCGAGCTCGATTGTCATGCGGCGCATTCGCGTGCGAAAAGACCAATTGGCTACGTTTGCCGAGCGCACGTTTGGCTGCACCGTACGCGGTTTGGAAAAATAG